From one Coffea eugenioides isolate CCC68of chromosome 11, Ceug_1.0, whole genome shotgun sequence genomic stretch:
- the LOC113753303 gene encoding zinc finger CCCH domain-containing protein 17, with product MVGTLPPSLQSQPPAASSSLAPAGAAGAGGVVATTTVAATSSGGGGVALAEEEALKRNTDCVYFLASPLTCKKGSECEYRHSDIARVNPRDCWYWLHGNCLNPKCGFRHPPLDGLLGTQMPNPVVTSVPASQPATTPAASVSYASGKQGVPCVFFQKGICLKGDWCPFLHAPNSANNKQSQAAIPASEPPVFKKAFGSLEKGTQDKKITQTSGLKSAELTTQAKPILKVESAPAKKETNNSKRLPPSGVDNELRGYRPVDTANNGDRVSWTTHVQQQQPLQVNDHTTTLNSKDLEEPSREPSPGFDVLVDNELGDSDYYHTEDHFGRSRDHEEMNEYYDGRSGDYGSLLDADRDIYRDSRGYDSYEQLQGQYGWEQRRSSSERMSGVLAYPEQRRYSMADSPDQIDESDLRHHLSKHRRVNGLRSVINHDYPHERPDEQGHQGSRRDLRQDRDRRDSSLSSRLRGRIKIPGASSSPTDVSDLRSDKETERRRERSGLSPGGSQVPSRLRDRIKGKVQEDFNNDGRNNRGLRMRTDMISDNNIDFAAPKSLAELKSSKSADGSDQQSMGKRKYSKIDYQQQAGEDLSFEGPKPLEEILKRKRKSDSVVSGSGMTSQYAEDNSQRKADESSKQVVHFSPSKNDSSLPHKENEEYKLASGVKSVSEGAQSGDSQSLSHGKNGGEVEEGLIVDDATKVREPEAYDHGDEDFDYEQGDGDNYNVDVGENGDAEEEYLDDEDGDDGDDDDFAKKMGVMY from the exons ATGGTGGGTACTTTGCCGCCGTCCCTACAGTCACAGCCCCCTGCTGCCTCATCTTCTTTGGCACCGGCGGGGGCGGCGGGAGCAGGAGGGGTGGTAGCAACCACAACTGTGGCTGCAACGTCATCTGGAGGAGGAGGAGTGGCGTTAGCTGAAGAAGAAGCTTTAAAAAGAAATACCGATTGCGTTTACTTTCTCGCTTCTCCGTTAACTTGCAAAAAG GGAAGTGAATGCGAGTACCGCCATAGTGACATTGCTAGGGTTAACCCAAGGGATTGCTGGTATTGGTTACATGGGAATTGCTTGAATCCAAAGTGTGGCTTCCGGCATCCT CCTCTTGATGGATTACTGGGAACACAGATGCCAAATCCTGTGGTAACTTCTGTACCTGCTAGTCAGCCAGCTACAACACCAGCAGCATCTGTCTCTTATGCATCCGGTAAACAAGGAGTGCCTTGTGTATTTTTTCAGAAAGGGATTTGTTTGAAAGGTGATTGGTGTCCATTCTTGCACGCACCCAATTCAGCCAACAACAAGCAGAGTCAAGCAGCTATCCCTGCTTCAGAACCTCCAGTATTTAAGAAGGCTTTTGGCAGTCTGGAGAAGGGCACTCAGGATAAGAAAATTACTCAAACAAGTGGCCTGAAGTCTGCTGAGTTGACTACTCAGGCAAAACCAATACTTAAAGTTGAGTCTGCTCCTGCAAAGAAGGAAACTAATAACAGCAAGCGTTTACCACCATCAGGTGTTGACAATGAGCTTCGGGGATATAGGCCTGTGGATACTGCTAACAATGGAGACCGAGTCAGCTGGACCACTCATGTGCAGCAGCAGCAGCCTTTGCAAGTAAACGATCATACTACTACGTTGAATAGTAAGGATTTAGAAGAGCCGTCAAGGGAGCCTTCCCCTGGTTTTGATGTTCTGGTGGATAATGAGCTAGGAGATTCTGATTATTACCATACTGAAGATCATTTTGGAAGATCAAGGGATCACGAGGAAATGAATGAATATTATGATGGTCGCTCTGGTGATTATGGTTCATTATTAGATGCTGACCGAGATATATATCGTGATTCACGTGGTTATGATTCATATGAGCAGCTTCAGGGCCAGTATGGCTGGGAGCAGCGTAGATCCTCGTCAGAAAGGATGTCTGGGGTTTTAGCTTATCCAGAACAGAGGCGATATAGTATGGCTGATAGCCCAGATCAAATTGATGAATCGGATTTGAGACATCATTTGTCAAAGCATAGAAGAGTCAATGGCTTAAGGTCAGTCATTAATCATGACTATCCCCATGAAAGACCTGATGAGCAAGGTCACCAGGGCTCTAGAAGGGACCTGCGCCAAGATCGTGACAGACGGGATAGCTCTCTTAGCAGTCGCCTCCGAGGAAGAATAAAGATTCCTGGGGCGTCATCTTCACCAACTGATGTAAGTGATCTGCGGTCTGATAAGGAGACAGAAAGGAGAAGGGAGCGCAGTGGATTATCTCCAGGGGGATCACAGGTTCCTTCTCGGCTTCGAGACAGGATAAAGGGAAAAGTACAAGAGGATTTCAATAATGATGGAAGAAACAATAGAGGTCTGCGCATGAGAACAGACATGATAAGTGACAACAATATTGATTTTGCTGCTCCAAAAAGTCTGGCGGAGCTGAAAAGTAGCAAAAGTGCTGATGGAAGTGATCAGCAATCAATGGGAAAAAGGAAGTACTCAAAGATTGACTATCAACAGCAAGCTGGAGAGGATCTCTCATTTGAAGGGCCAAAGCCCCTAGAAGAGATTTTGAAgcgaaaaagaaaaagtgattcAGTGGTATCTGGAAGTGGCATGACTTCTCAATATGCTGAAGACAACAGTCAAAGAAAAGCAGATGAAAGCTCAAAACAGGTAGTTCATTTCTCTCCATCTAAGAATGACTCCAGCCTCCCTCATAAAGAGAATGAAGAATACAAATTGGCATCTGGTGTCAAGAGTGTCTCAGAAGGTGCCCAATCAGGTGACAGTCAGTCGCTGTCCCATGGTAAAAATGGAGGAGAAGTTGAAGAAGGACTGATTGTTGATGATGCTACCAAGGTCCGAGAGCCTGAAGCATATGATCATGGTGATGAAGACTTTGATTATGAGCAGGGGGATGGGGACAATTATAACGTAGATGTAGGAGAAAATGGAGATGCTGAAGAAGAATATCTGGATGATGAGGATGGTGATGATGGTGATGATGACGACTTTGCCAAAAAGATGGGTGTAATGTACTAG
- the LOC113752200 gene encoding rab escort protein 1-like yields MAAEEDEGPRRIEPTKFDLIVVGIGLPESIIAATAASAGKTVLQINPDAYYHSPFASLSPKDLISFLHLHSATTSDHDYTDFRTFDSPVDYSFNILPLSTRPLYSSVEVHVYSPEKVLDDSLQKEFNLDLAGPRVLFCADPMVVLIVDVDVQNCMSFMSVDTSYCIYDECQEGKGGGFLWNSVPDSRNAIFRDGTLSLKKKNQLMRFFKLLQAHYHSNSKSSTKTSNEEEDENNSIKITPEHLETPFVEFLTRKIRLSPKLTS; encoded by the coding sequence ATGGCGGCTGAGGAGGATGAAGGGCCGCGCCGAATCGAACCCACCAAATTTGATCTAATTGTGGTGGGCATCGGACTCCCCGAGTCCATCATCGCCGCCACCGCAGCATCAGCCGGAAAGACCGTGCTTCAAATCAACCCTGACGCTTACTACCATAGCCCCTTCGCTTCCCTTTCACCCAAAGACCTCATCTCTTTCCTCCACCTCCATTCTGCTACTACTTCTGATCATGATTATACTGATTTTCGTACGTTCGATTCACCAGTCGACTACTCATTCAACATTCTGCCCCTCAGCACTCGCCCTCTCTACTCTTCCGTGGAGGTTCACGTGTACTCCCCTGAAAAAGTTTTGGATGACTCACTGCAAAAAGAATTTAACCTTGATTTAGCTGGGCCTAGAGTTCTGTTCTGCGCGGATCCCATGGTGGTTTTGATTGTGGATGTGGATGTTCAGAACTGCATGAGTTTCATGAGCGTGGACACCAGCTATTGTATTTATGATGAATGCCAAGAAGGCAAAGGTGGCGGGTTTTTGTGGAATAGTGTGCCGGATTCACGTAACGCCATATTCAGAGATGGAACCTTGAgcttgaagaagaagaatcagttGATGAGGTTCTTCAAGCTGCTTCAGGCCCATTATCATTCCAATTCTAAATCTAGTACTAAGACTAGTAACGAGGAGGAGGACGAAAATAATAGTATCAAAATCACCCCAGAGCATTTAGAGACTCCATTTGTGGAGTTTTTGACTCGGAAAATTCGCTTGTCTCCCAAACTAACATCGTAA
- the LOC113752201 gene encoding uncharacterized protein LOC113752201: protein MATEFNRFAFLIPYFQVLCLANAVSFQITRFTPDLSAILYRGDAIPSVGEIEFNNVDYLYQVGQSIYSEPAPIWDSHSGKVADFTTHFSFIIDTQNRTQNGQGLAFFLALVEWDPPFEHVGINNNSITSSITTSWNASLRREDPADAWIIYNSSTKNLSVLWSYGSSPNSSISYQINLKEILPQWAAVGFSAATCPYVERHILESWEFSSNLDIAKTRGSKAKKIGLVADLTAAGAILIVGRLIKRGQDFSGWKVSTESMIRLLEDPEKQYQLYLEKEREKDQSDDEERPSDEEGEVEGGLFENTNISDSQGKVDEIDSMENKKKKSKDKAASKKSKHNMEEKNIAGSKTNKREPDNKSVTLPSFDEFFIKEFKLIGTQLIFCITSLYTHMPTSFIPVEVAKNMKRVSGMLQALGSLIHKVTSANEGLREVIYGIETAERRKRRFIELRRPRMGCLQNLKHLQEKISLPSFSEDYQIRSFCLQTSFLVFCTASTSAKLHVEGIAPLELLVIDEAAQLKECESAIPLQLPGIRHAILIGDEKQLPAMVQSQICEKANFGRSLFERLVMLGHQKHLLNVQYRMHPSISLFPNREFYAKLIMDSPNVKDGKYKKHFLEGSIFGSYSFIDINPGKEQFDDKHSRKNLVEVYVVAEIIANLHKRSLISKQKLRVGCISPYKAQVSAIQEKLGQKYSTDTGSDFSVNVRSVDGFQGGEEDVIIISTVRCNGGGSVGFLSNHQRTNVALTRARHCLWILGNSATLVNSHSIWKKLVLDTKARGCFHNARDSKILVQAISSALIELGQFDNLLSTDSVLFKTARWKVCFSDDFSKSLARIRDPEICKEVLSLLVKLPSGWRQPPSDTSRIEINGTSSLLLEMYDVKGLKLMWTVGIQKFISIDMQVIKVWDILADSEIPNLAKQLDKIFGSYTLNTVNRCKVKRMEG, encoded by the exons ATGGCCACTGAATTCAATAGATTTGCTTTCTTGATTCCCTACTTCCAGGTTCTTTGCTTGGCCAATGCCGTTTCATTTCAGATAACTCGGTTTACTCCTGATTTAAGCGCCATACTCTATCGAGGAGATGCAATACCTTCAGTTGGAGAAATTGAATTCAACAATGTTGATTATCTTTATCAGGTTGGTCAATCTATCTATTCAGAGCCTGCTCCTATCTGGGATTCGCACTCAGGGAAAGTAGCTGACTTCACTACTCATTTCTCCTTCATCATTGACACTCAAAATCGTACCCAAAATGGCCAGGGGCTTGCTTTCTTTCTTGCTCTTGTTG AATGGGATCCTCCTTTTGAACATGTTGGTATCAACAATAATTCAATTACTTCCTCTATAACCACGTCCTGGAATGCCAGCTTGCGCAGGGAAGACCCTGCTGATGCTTGGATTATCTACAATTCTTCTACGAAAAATCTGAGTGTTCTCTGGAGTTATGGATCAAGTCCTAACTCTAGTATTTCTTATCAGATAAATTTGAAGGAGATTCTTCCTCAATGGGCTGCAGTTGGATTTTCAGCTGCCACATGTCCGTATGTTGAAAGACACATACTTGAATCATGGGAGTTTAGCTCGAACCTCGATATAGCAAAGACGCGTGGGAGTAAAGCAAAGAAAATTGGATTAGTTGCAGACTTAACAGCAGCTGGAGCAATCTTGATTGTGGGTAGATTAATA AAAAGGGGGCAGGACTTTTCTGGGTGGAAAGTCAGTACTGAATCTATGATACGGCTGCTTGAAGATCCTGAGAAACAGTATCAGCTGTATTTggagaaagagagggaaaaggatcaaagtgatgatgaagaacgTCCCAGTGATGAGGAGGGTGAGGTGGAAGGAGGACTATTTGAAAATACTAATATAAGTGACAGCCAGGGCAAAGTGGATGAGATTGACAGCATG gagaacaagaagaaaaaatcaAAGGACAAAGCAGCTTCTAAGAAATCGAAGCACAACATGGAGGAGAAAAATATTGCTGGTAGCAAGACAAACAAAAGAGAGCCAGACAATAAGTCGGTTACTCTTCCGTCATTTGATGAGTTTTTTATcaaggaatttaaattgattggGACTCAGCTAATATTTTGTATAACAAGCTTGTACACCCACATGCCTACATCTTTCATTCCAGTGGAGGTAGCAAAGAATATGAAAAGGGTTTCTGGCATGCTACAAGCTCTTGGATCTTTGATACATAAGGTCACTTCTGCTAATGAAGGGCTGAGAGAAGTCATCTATGGAATTGAAACTgcagaaagaaggaaaagacgCTTCATTGAATTGCGAAGGCCTAGAATGGGATGCCTGCAAAACCTGAAACATCTTCAAGAAAAAATCTCTCTTCCAAGCTTCTCTGAAGATTATCAAATTAGAAGCTTCTGTTTACAGACATCTTTCTTGGTCTTTTGTACTGCTTCAACCTCAGCTAAGTTGCATGTGGAAGGAATAGCACCGCTGGAATTATTGGTCATTGATGAAGCTGCACAGTTGAAGGAATGCGAGTCCGCTATACCCCTTCAGCTACCTGGTATCCGCCATGCTATACTTATTGGAGATGAGAAACAACTACCAGCAATGGTTCAAAGCCAG ATATGTGAGAAGGCCAACTTTggaagaagcttatttgaaaGGCTAGTGATGTTAGGACATCAAAAGCACCTTCTCAATGTCCAGTACAGGATGCATCCATCGATCAGCTTATTTCCAAATAGGGAGTTCTATGCAAAGCTAATAATGGATAGTCCCAATGTGAAGGATGGAAAATACAAGAAGCACTTCCTGGAAGGGTCCATTTTTGGATCATACTCATTCATTGACATCAACCCTGGTAAAGAGCAGTTTGATGACAAGCATAGCAGGAAAAATCTCGTGGAGGTTTATGTCGTTGCTGAGATCATTGCTAACCTTCATAAAA GGTCTCTCATTTCAAAGCAGAAGCTCCGTGTTGGCTGCATATCACCCTACAAAGCTCAAGTTTCTGCAATTCAGGAAAAACTTGGCCAGAAATATAGTACGGACACAGGCAGTGACTTCTCTGTTAATGTTCGTTCTGTCGATGGATTTCAAGGAGGGGAAGAAGATGTAATAATTATTTCAACAGTGCGGTGTAATGGGGGTGGATCAGTTGGCTTCCTTTCCAACCATCAAAGGACTAATGTGGCTCTCACTCGAGCGAG GCACTGCCTTTGGATACTGGGAAATAGTGCAACCCTCGTGAATAGTCACTCCATTTGGAAGAAACTAGTATTGGACACAAAGGCTCGGGGTTGTTTCCATAATGCTAGAGATAGCAAGATCTTGGTTCAAGCAATTTCTTCTGCCTTAATTGAGTTAGGCCAATTTGATAACCTACTCAGTACCGACTCAGTGCTGTTCAAAACAGCGAGGTGGAAA GTTTGCTTCAGcgatgatttttcaaaatcacTTGCAAGAATTCGGGATCCTGAGATCTGCAAGGAAGTTCTCTCTCTTCTAGTGAAGCTTCCGAGCGGCTGGCGCCAGCCTCCAAGTGACACTAGTAGAATTGAAATTAATGGTACTTCTTCCCTGTTGTTGGAGATGTATGATGTGAAGGGTCTGAAACTGATGTGGACAGTCGGCATCCAGAAGTTCATTTCAATTGACATGCAAGTTATAAAAGTTTGGGATATTTTGGCAGACTCGGAGATACCAAACTTGGCAAAGCAACTTGACAAGATATTTGGAAGCTACACACTGAACACTGTGAATCGTTGCAAAGTCAAACGGATGGAAGGGTAA
- the LOC113752202 gene encoding uncharacterized protein LOC113752202 gives MYDLQLVVVVEPKLRVESITNIRIKLGMDCCLFNLWGSVWIFYRSLFTCQITGESPQHLTIRVKSHFFQDFITLSCIHAKCTEQERENLWNALLGDKPDFNPWFLIGDFNVVINTEEKRGGLPFRPSEGSEFLNFMTMAGVCDAGFSGSRYTWCNNRSGTARIWKRLDRLLLCGRALELPYQIMVQHLGRDPSDHAPLLLSVDTKLDNKPKPFRFLNIWTTHPGLLGVIKDCWAQPVNGSPLQVLALKLRNVKNALKQWSRTTFGDIFQGARDAERMVTEAETAYDLDPTEQRRSELHHARARLRRALIVEEGFWKQKARVRWLSDGDRNTKYFHSLVTERRHRAVIHRIKDTAGEWIDEECQIGEAAVGFFKELFTAEGGLPCLTGLQIIPKLITDQENSRLTDIPSLTEVKDIVFAMDGESTAGPDGFTGKFFTFAWEVVALDIYRAVISFFCGAELPRSITATSIVLLPKVENPQDFKQFRPISLCNFTNKIISKLLSTRLAIILPRIISPQQSGFVQGRQITDNFLLAQELVADIKKSNRGGNVVIKLDMMKAYDRVSWPFLLQVLRYFGFSETWIDMIWRLISNIWFSVLVNGGSHGFFKSSRGLRQGDPISPALFVIGAELLSRALNKLPTQRGFTPFKVPPHCPIITHLAFADDVIIFSSGSRSSLHLIKRVLEDYSEVSGQRLNPQKSCFLTHPRSPAQRTAVVKQVLGYNRRVFPIRYLGCPLYDGRSKTIYYTDTYNAVANRILSWKNQILSSGGKVVLIQSVLASMPIHLLAAASPPKGMLMALEKLFAKFLWGSLNLGNKYHWISWADLCRPKDEGGVGLRGLMQVYDSFSIKLWWKFRQQQSLWAKFMLQKYCAGQHPCLADIGHRGSQAWRRMVTMQRFGEENITWIVREGALDFWHDNWMGSGALCNKVDVFHDHSVVDFVDRRVWNVGMLHQFLDGELVRQVLELDPPSGRGNDRMVWTLTNSGVFSTASAYSLISHSNDTSWLFARIWQQGLPVKISFFMLRLLQGRLPLMDRLKRFGVYGPSKCFCCQNPQEEALNHVFCSGEGARSVWRHFESTVGEFSGVHTTRHMVWSCWVRRGTNDRVKFLQNILPSVVCWVLWKIRNEGVFEDRKMRIRDTVTRIVQLLHDFLQSRFPGVQCSAPTWEGLLLELGSHQRRMIIKPVYWVTPCGGYKLNSDGCSRGNPGRSGGGGLVRDSRGNFVFGYAEPFGVITSMQAELRALLWGVRHCVIRGYLELHLEADSLTLVQIVQGTSACPWRLQRDLDELMIFKQSFQSITHCYREANTPADHLANFGADACAGHVFNTFSDLPLLVRGAIRLDRLGLPTFRTRCLA, from the coding sequence AGGAAAGAGAAAACTTGTGGAATGCACTTTTGGGGGATAAACCCGACTTCAACCCTTGGTTTTTGATAGGAGATTTCAATGTGGTCATAAATACCGAGGAGAAGAGGGGTGGATTGCCATTTAGACCGTCGGAGGGATCAgaatttttgaatttcatgacgaTGGCCGGTGTCTGTGATGCGGGATTCTCTGGTTCAAGATATACCTGGTGTAATAACCGTTCGGGAACGGCGCGGATATGGAAACGTCTGGACCGCTTACTTCTATGCGGGCGTGCTTTAGAGCTTCCATACCAAATCATGGTGCAACATTTAGGACGTGACCCGTCGGATCATGCTCCATTATTGTTGTCGGTGGATACGAAACTAGATAACAAACCCAAGCCGTTCCGTTTCTTAAACATCTGGACTACTCATCCTGGTTTACTGGGGGTTATCAAGGATTGTTGGGCTCAACCAGTCAATGGTTCTCCTTTGCAAGTATTGGCCTTGAAGTTGAGGAATGTTAAAAATGCCCTCAAGCAATGGTCTAGAACGACATTTGGGGATATTTTTCAGGGAGCACGTGATGCCGAACGTATGGTAACAGAGGCTGAAACAGCATACGACCTGGATCCTACTGAGCAACGGCGGAGCGAGTTACATCATGCTCGGGCTCGGTTACGCAGAGCGCTTATAGTTGAGGAGGGTTTTTGGAAACAAAAGGCGCGGGTAAGGTGGCTCTCGGACGGAGATAGGAACACCAAATATTTTCATTCCTTGGTCACGGAAAGGAGGCATAGGGCAGTAATTCATCGGATCAAAGATACCGCTGGAGAGTGGATCGATGAGGAATGCCAGATTGGGGAAGCAGCAGTGGGTTTCTTTAAGGAGCTTTTCACAGCAGAGGGGGGCCTTCCTTGCCTTACTGGTCTGCAGATCATACCGAAATTGATAACGGACCAAGAAAACTCACGGTTAACGGACATTCCATCTCTTACAGAAGTTAAAGACATAGTCTTTGCTATGGACGGAGAGAGCACAGCAGGGCCGGACGGGTTTACAGGGAAATTCTTTACCTTTGCTTGGGAGGTAGTGGCTTTGGATATATACCGTGCGGTTATCAGCTTTTTCTGCGGCGCTGAACTACCTAGGAGTATCACGGCTACTTCAATTGTGTTGTTACCCAAAGTGGAGAACCCCCAAGATTTCAAGCAATTTCGGCCAATCAGTCTATGTAACTTCACTAacaaaatcatttccaaacTATTATCGACAAGATTGGCGATAATATTACCCCGGATTATATCTCCACAGCAAAGTGGGTTTGTCCAAGGGAGGCAGATTACAGATAATTTCTTGTTAGCCCAAGAGTTAGTAGCGGATATTAAAAAATCAAATCGGGGTGGCAACGTGGTCATCAAGTTAGATATGATGAAGGCTTATGATAGAGTCTCATGGCCCTTTCTACTACAGGTGTTACGGTATTTCGGGTTCAGTGAAACTTGGATAGACATGATATGGCGCTTAATATCGAATATTTGGTTTTCGGTGCTTGTAAATGGCGGTTCACACGGCTTTTTCAAATCTTCACGGGGTTTACGGCAAGGAGATCCCATTTCACCAGCCTTATTCGTTATTGGAGCTGAGTTGTTGTCTCGAGCCCTCAACAAGCTACCCACACAGAGAGGATTTACTCCGTTTAAAGTGCCTCCTCATTGTCCTATAATTACGCATTTGGCATTCGCCGATGACGTGATTATCTTTTCTAGTGGCAGCAGGTCATCCCTACATTTGATTAAACGAGTTCTGGAAGATTATAGTGAGGTATCAGGTCAGCGGCTCAACCCTCAGAAGAGTTGTTTCCTTACTCATCCACGCTCACCAGCTCAGAGGACAGCGGTTGTTAAACAGGTATTGGGATATAATAGAAGAGTATTTCCGATACGGTACCTTGGTTGTCCCTTATATGACGGAAGGAGTAAGACGATTTACTATACGGATACATATAATGCGGTGGCGAATCGCATTTTGTCTTGGAAGAACCAGATTTTATCGTCAGGGGGCAAGGTGGTATTGATTCAGAGCGTGTTAGCCTCTATGCCAATTCATTTGCTGGCAGCCGCGTCCCCTCCAAAAGGGATGTTGATGGCCCTAGAGAAATTGTTTGCCAAGTTCTTGTGGGGATCCTTGAATTTGGGGAACAAGTACCATTGGATCAGTTGGGCAGATCTGTGTCGGCCGAAGGATGAAGGGGGTGTAGGCCTGCGGGGGTTGATGCAGGTCTACGACTCATTTTCCATTAAACTCTGGTGGAAATTCCGGCAACAGCAATCATTATGGGCAAAGTTTATGCTCCAAAAGTATTGTGCAGGGCAGCACCCTTGTCTTGCTGATATTGGTCATCGGGGATCCCAGGCTTGGAGGAGGATGGTCACAATGCAGCGTTTTGGGGAGGAGAATATTACTTGGATAGTTCGTGAGGGTGCTTTGGATTTTTGGCATGACAATTGGATGGGGTCAGGAGCGCTTTGCAACAAGGTGGATGTCTTCCATGATCATTCCGTGGTTGATTTTGTAGATCGACGGGTCTGGAATGTGGGCATGCTCCATCAATTCTTAGATGGAGAACTGGTTAGGCAGGTTCTGGAGCTTGATCCTCCTTCAGGTAGGGGCAATGACAGAATGGTGTGGACATTAACGAACTCGGGTGTTTTTTCCACTGCATCGGCTTACTCATTGATCAGTCATTCCAATGACACCTCTTGGCTTTTTGCCCGTATATGGCAGCAAGGCCTTCCAGTCAAGATCTCTTTTTTTATGTTACGACTACTACAGGGGAGGCTCCCTCTTATGGATCGACTAAAGAGGTTTGGGGTCTATGGCCCATCTAAATGCTTCTGTTGTCAGAACCCTCAGGAAGAGGCCTTGAATCATGTATTTTGCTCAGGAGAAGGGGCACGATCGGTCTGGCGTCACTTCGAGAGTACTGTTGGTGAATTTAGTGGGGTGCATACAACACGTCACATGGTGTGGTCTTGTTGGGTAAGGAGGGGAACTAATGACCGTGtaaaatttttacaaaatataCTTCCTTCGGTAGTATGCTGGGTTTTGTGGAAAATAAGGAATGAAGGGGTGTTTGAAGATCGGAAGATGAGGATAAGGGATACGGTGACTCGGATTGTTCAGCTTcttcatgattttcttcaaTCACGGTTCCCGGGGGTGCAGTGTTCTGCTCCTACATGGGAAGGGTTACTTCTCGAGTTGGGTAGTCATCAAAGGCGGATGATTATTAAGCCAGTTTATTGGGTAACTCCGTGTGGAGGTTATAAGTTGAACTCAGATGGATGCTCTCGGGGAAACCCAGGAAGGAGTGGGGGGGGTGGACTTGTGCGAGACAGTCgaggaaattttgtatttggaTACGCGGAGCCCTTCGGAGTGATAACTAGCATGCAAGCAGAACTTCGAGCGTTGTTATGGGGAGTTAGACATTGTGTGATTCGAGGGTACTTGGAGTTACACTTAGAGGCAGATTCTCTCACCCTGGTTCAGATTGTTCAAGGGACTAGTGCGTGTCCTTGGCGTCTACAGAGAGATCTGGATGAGTTGATGATATTCAAGCAGTCTTTCCAATCCATCACACACTGCTACAGAGAAGCAAACACACCGGCAGATCATCTGGCAAATTTTGGTGCTGATGCTTGCGCAGGTCATGTGTTTAATACATTTTCAGATTTACCACTATTGGTCAGGGGGGCTATTAGATTAGATCGATTGGGACTTCCTACGTTTCGTACACGGTGTCTGGCATGA